One part of the Streptococcus sp. oral taxon 431 genome encodes these proteins:
- a CDS encoding UDP-N-acetylmuramoyl-L-alanyl-D-glutamate--L-lysine ligase, translating into MIKIETILDILKKDGLFREIIDQGHYHYNYNDVIFDSISYDSRTTKENTLFFAKGAAFKKEYLFSAIAQGLNWYVAEQDYEVGIPVIVVNNIKKAMSLIAMEFYGNPQEKLKILAFTGTKGKTTAAYFAYHILSQRYPTALLSTMNTTLDGKTFFKSSFSTPENIDLFDMMAQAVKNGRTHLVMEVSSQAYLVNRVYGLTFDVGVFLNITPDHIGPIEHPTFEDYFYHKRLLMKNSRAVVINSDMDHFSILKEQVVNQEHDFYGSQSNNQIENSKAFNFSATGKLAGDYDIQLIGHFNQENAVAAGLACLRLGASLEDIKKGIATTRVPGRMEVLTQKNGAKVFIDYAHNGDSLKKLISVVETHQTGKIALVLGSTGNKGESRRKDFGLLLDQHPEIQVFLTADDPNYEDPMAIADEISSYIHHPVEKIADREQAIKAAMSITNQELDAVIIAGKGADCYQIIQGKKEDYPGDAAIAERYL; encoded by the coding sequence ATGATAAAGATTGAAACTATATTAGATATTTTAAAGAAAGATGGTCTCTTCCGTGAGATTATCGACCAAGGACATTACCACTACAACTACAACGATGTTATTTTTGACAGCATCAGTTACGATAGCCGAACAACCAAAGAAAATACTCTATTTTTTGCAAAAGGAGCTGCCTTTAAAAAAGAATATCTATTTTCAGCTATCGCACAAGGGCTTAATTGGTACGTGGCTGAACAGGATTATGAAGTTGGTATTCCTGTTATTGTTGTTAACAATATCAAAAAGGCCATGAGTTTGATTGCCATGGAATTTTATGGCAACCCTCAGGAGAAACTGAAAATCCTTGCTTTCACTGGCACTAAAGGAAAAACAACAGCGGCTTACTTTGCCTATCATATCTTGTCCCAACGCTACCCAACAGCCCTCTTATCGACAATGAATACCACTTTAGATGGCAAGACTTTCTTCAAATCTTCCTTCTCAACACCTGAAAATATCGACCTCTTTGATATGATGGCTCAAGCAGTTAAGAATGGAAGAACCCATCTGGTAATGGAAGTTTCCAGCCAAGCATATCTGGTAAATCGAGTGTATGGTTTAACTTTCGACGTGGGAGTTTTTCTCAACATCACACCAGACCATATTGGTCCTATTGAACATCCGACTTTTGAAGATTACTTCTATCATAAACGCCTCTTAATGAAAAATAGCCGAGCAGTTGTCATTAATAGCGATATGGACCACTTCTCTATTCTGAAAGAACAAGTTGTGAACCAAGAGCATGACTTCTACGGTAGCCAGTCAAATAACCAGATTGAAAACTCCAAAGCCTTTAACTTCTCAGCTACTGGTAAATTAGCAGGAGATTATGACATCCAACTAATTGGACATTTCAACCAAGAGAATGCTGTTGCTGCAGGACTTGCTTGTCTTCGTCTAGGTGCTAGTCTTGAAGACATCAAAAAAGGGATTGCGACTACTCGCGTACCTGGTCGTATGGAAGTTCTCACTCAGAAAAATGGTGCAAAAGTTTTCATCGACTACGCCCACAATGGTGACAGTCTTAAAAAACTTATTTCTGTCGTTGAAACTCATCAAACTGGAAAGATTGCTTTAGTACTTGGTTCAACTGGAAACAAGGGAGAAAGCCGTCGTAAGGACTTCGGACTTCTCCTCGATCAACATCCTGAAATTCAAGTCTTTCTAACAGCTGATGATCCAAACTATGAAGATCCGATGGCCATTGCAGATGAAATCAGTAGCTATATCCATCATCCTGTTGAAAAGATTGCTGACCGTGAGCAAGCTATCAAGGCTGCGATGTCTATCACAAATCAAGAACTGGATGCTGTCATTATCGCTGGTAAAGGAGCTGACTGCTACCAAATCATCCAAGGTAAGAAAGAAGACTATCCAGGTGATGCAGCCATCGCTGAACGTTATCTATAG
- a CDS encoding DUF1803 domain-containing protein: MIQIFNPSRLTRQPFFRDLVDYLYQHDDVILREIKAQFTEVAVDKLLEEYIKAGLILRENKRYYLNLPFLESTESLELDQEVFVRDNSPIYQEILEKHFQTELRNQTNAAILKEYTDFAREKMTLSNYFYKVKHQYPLTEEQQALYGILGDVNPEYALKYMTTFLLKFLKKDQLMQKRRDIFVDSLVLLGYIVQNEDGKYELTVEFDKERLIFIK; encoded by the coding sequence ATGATTCAGATTTTTAATCCATCTCGTTTGACGCGACAACCATTCTTTAGAGATTTGGTAGACTATCTTTATCAGCATGATGATGTTATCCTCCGTGAAATCAAGGCTCAGTTTACAGAGGTCGCAGTTGACAAGCTCTTGGAGGAATACATTAAGGCGGGTTTGATTTTGAGAGAAAATAAACGCTATTATCTCAATCTTCCCTTTCTAGAATCTACAGAATCTCTTGAACTGGACCAAGAAGTCTTTGTGAGAGATAATAGCCCAATCTATCAAGAAATCCTGGAGAAACATTTTCAGACCGAATTGCGCAATCAAACCAATGCAGCAATCTTAAAAGAATATACCGATTTTGCAAGAGAAAAGATGACACTGTCTAATTATTTTTATAAGGTCAAGCATCAGTATCCTTTGACGGAAGAACAGCAGGCGCTCTACGGAATTTTAGGGGATGTCAATCCTGAGTATGCCCTCAAGTACATGACTACCTTTTTACTCAAGTTCCTCAAAAAAGATCAACTCATGCAGAAACGACGTGATATCTTTGTTGATAGTTTAGTCTTATTAGGTTATATCGTTCAAAATGAAGATGGAAAATATGAGTTGACTGTAGAATTTGATAAAGAAAGACTCATCTTTATAAAATAA
- a CDS encoding YiiX/YebB-like N1pC/P60 family cysteine hydrolase, protein MLEIGDLIFVKDDSDIGQAIQESTGNYSHVAIFLDGQVYHATVEGGVLAQSPEDFFEAEKVYDLYRYPKMDQKEVKKLAESLLGAPYNASFYPDGAGFYCSQFITELLPIFETIPMKFGDGTKEISDFWREYYRDLGLPVPLNQPGTNPSQLAASPLLVCKERNLHDSDF, encoded by the coding sequence ATGTTAGAAATTGGCGATTTGATTTTTGTGAAAGATGATTCGGATATAGGACAGGCCATCCAGGAATCTACTGGTAACTATAGCCATGTGGCCATCTTTTTGGACGGACAGGTCTATCATGCTACGGTGGAAGGTGGTGTCCTTGCCCAGTCCCCTGAAGATTTCTTTGAAGCTGAGAAAGTATATGACCTTTATCGCTATCCAAAAATGGATCAAAAAGAAGTCAAAAAGCTGGCAGAGAGCCTTTTAGGGGCTCCCTACAATGCTTCCTTTTATCCCGACGGAGCTGGTTTTTACTGTTCTCAGTTCATTACTGAACTACTCCCTATTTTTGAGACCATTCCCATGAAGTTTGGGGATGGGACGAAGGAGATTAGTGATTTCTGGAGAGAATATTATCGAGATTTGGGGCTTCCTGTACCTCTGAATCAGCCTGGCACTAACCCGAGTCAATTAGCAGCATCACCACTTTTAGTTTGTAAAGAAAGGAATCTTCATGATTCAGATTTTTAA
- a CDS encoding manganese-dependent inorganic pyrophosphatase translates to MSKILVFGHQNPDSDAIGSSVAFAYLAKEAYGLDTEAVALGTPNEETAFVLNYFGVEAPRVITSAKAEGAEQVILTDHNEFQQSVSDIAEVEVYGVVDHHRVANFETASPLYMRLEPVGSASSIVYRMFKEHGVAVPKEIAGLMLSGLISDTLLLKSPTTHPSDKVIAPELAELAGVNLEEYGLAMLKAGTNLASKSAEELIDIDAKTFELNGNNVRVAQVNTVDIAEVLERQAEIEAAIQAANTANGYSDFVLMITDIVNSNSEILALGSNMDKVEVAFNFKLENNHAFLPGAVSRKKQVVPQLTESFNA, encoded by the coding sequence ATGTCTAAGATTCTAGTATTTGGACACCAAAATCCAGATTCAGATGCTATTGGTTCATCTGTAGCCTTTGCTTATCTTGCAAAAGAAGCTTATGGTTTGGATACAGAAGCGGTGGCTCTAGGAACTCCAAATGAAGAAACAGCTTTCGTATTGAACTATTTTGGTGTGGAAGCACCGCGCGTGATCACATCTGCTAAAGCGGAAGGTGCAGAACAAGTTATCTTGACTGACCACAATGAATTCCAACAATCAGTTTCAGATATTGCTGAAGTAGAAGTTTACGGTGTGGTGGACCACCACCGTGTGGCTAACTTTGAAACTGCAAGCCCACTTTACATGCGTTTGGAACCAGTTGGATCAGCATCTTCTATCGTTTACCGCATGTTCAAAGAACACGGTGTAGCTGTTCCAAAAGAAATTGCAGGTTTGATGCTTTCAGGTTTGATTTCAGATACCCTTCTTTTGAAATCTCCAACAACACACCCATCTGATAAGGTGATTGCGCCTGAATTGGCTGAATTAGCTGGTGTGAACTTGGAAGAATACGGTCTTGCCATGCTCAAGGCTGGTACAAATTTGGCAAGCAAATCTGCTGAAGAATTGATTGATATCGATGCAAAGACTTTTGAATTGAACGGTAACAACGTACGTGTTGCCCAAGTGAATACAGTTGATATTGCTGAAGTCTTGGAACGCCAAGCTGAAATCGAAGCAGCCATCCAAGCCGCAAATACAGCAAATGGCTACTCTGACTTTGTCTTGATGATCACAGATATCGTTAACTCAAACTCAGAAATCCTTGCTCTTGGATCAAACATGGACAAGGTAGAAGTAGCTTTCAACTTCAAACTTGAAAACAACCACGCTTTCCTTCCAGGTGCTGTTTCACGTAAGAAACAAGTAGTGCCTCAATTGACAGAAAGCTTTAATGCATAA
- a CDS encoding GIY-YIG nuclease family protein, whose amino-acid sequence MDHKAYMYVVECRDGSYYTGYTTDVKKRIAVHNSGKGAKYTRARLPVKLIYAEGFDSKEEAMSAEALLKRKKRPQKERFLSDNQEKNLINHFEE is encoded by the coding sequence ATGGATCATAAGGCTTATATGTATGTGGTAGAGTGCCGTGATGGTTCCTACTATACAGGCTATACAACAGATGTGAAGAAACGGATTGCCGTTCACAATAGTGGTAAGGGAGCCAAGTACACACGAGCTCGGTTGCCAGTAAAACTTATTTATGCAGAAGGTTTCGATAGTAAAGAAGAAGCCATGTCAGCCGAAGCGCTTCTAAAACGTAAGAAGAGGCCACAGAAGGAAAGATTTTTATCTGACAACCAAGAAAAAAATTTAATCAATCATTTTGAAGAGTAG
- a CDS encoding tRNA1(Val) (adenine(37)-N6)-methyltransferase yields the protein MVEELLKSGERINQLFSTDIKIIQNREVFSYSVDSVLLSRFPRFPKNGLIVDFCAGNGAVGLFASSRTKAKILSVEIQERLADMADRSVRLNGLEEQMQVICDDLKNMPAYIQGSKVDLILCNPPYFKVDPNSNLNESEHYLLARHEITTNLKEICRSAQSILKSNGRLAMVHRPDRLLDILETLQQHNLAPKRLQFVYPKREKEANMLLIEAIKDGSTSGFKVLPPLIVHNSDGTYTPEIQEIYYGS from the coding sequence ATGGTAGAAGAATTATTAAAATCAGGAGAGAGAATCAATCAGCTCTTTTCTACAGATATCAAGATTATTCAAAATAGAGAGGTTTTTAGCTATTCGGTGGATAGTGTACTTTTGTCACGCTTTCCTCGCTTTCCTAAAAATGGCTTGATAGTGGATTTTTGTGCGGGTAATGGAGCTGTTGGACTTTTTGCCAGTAGTCGTACTAAGGCGAAAATTCTGTCTGTTGAAATCCAGGAACGATTGGCGGATATGGCAGACCGGTCAGTCCGATTAAATGGCTTAGAAGAACAGATGCAGGTCATTTGTGATGATTTGAAAAATATGCCTGCTTACATTCAGGGGAGTAAGGTTGATTTGATTTTATGCAACCCTCCCTATTTTAAAGTGGATCCAAATTCTAATCTGAACGAGAGTGAGCACTATTTGTTGGCTCGGCACGAAATTACGACCAATCTTAAGGAAATCTGCCGTAGTGCCCAAAGTATTCTCAAATCCAATGGGCGTTTAGCCATGGTTCATCGTCCAGATCGATTGTTAGATATTTTAGAAACGCTTCAACAACACAATTTGGCTCCAAAGCGTCTGCAATTTGTTTACCCTAAACGGGAGAAAGAAGCCAATATGCTTTTGATCGAGGCTATCAAGGACGGCTCCACTAGTGGTTTTAAGGTTTTACCACCACTCATTGTTCATAATAGTGATGGTACTTATACACCAGAAATTCAAGAGATTTACTATGGATCATAA
- a CDS encoding S1 RNA-binding domain-containing protein, with protein sequence MKIGDKLTGRITGIQSYGAFVELETGITGLIHISEIRTGFIENIYDILKIGEEVQVQVVDLDEYTGKASLSIRTLEEEKHQLPRRRRFSSDRVKYGFAPLARMMPIWTKEAISNLNKKKS encoded by the coding sequence ATGAAAATAGGTGATAAGCTAACAGGGCGAATTACAGGGATTCAGTCTTATGGAGCCTTTGTGGAGTTAGAGACTGGTATTACAGGCTTGATTCATATTTCTGAAATTCGTACAGGATTTATTGAGAATATCTATGATATACTGAAAATCGGTGAAGAAGTTCAAGTCCAAGTTGTCGATTTGGACGAATATACAGGGAAAGCAAGTCTTTCTATTCGGACTTTGGAAGAAGAGAAACATCAATTACCGAGACGGAGACGTTTTTCAAGTGACCGTGTCAAATACGGATTTGCTCCTTTGGCTCGCATGATGCCTATCTGGACCAAGGAAGCTATCTCTAATCTAAATAAGAAAAAGTCTTAA
- a CDS encoding bifunctional Cof-type HAD-IIB family hydrolase/peptidylprolyl isomerase encodes MDAKLRYKAKKIKVIFFDIDDTLRNSKTGFIPTSISTVFQQLREKGILTGIATGRGIFGVVPEIRELKPDFFVTLNGAYIEDKKGNVIDSNKIAKDKVETYIAWTKEVGIDYGLVGSHTAKLSTRTELISEAIDPIYPDLDVDPDFYEKEDIYQMWTFEDQGDDLTLPESLASTLRMVRWHEHSSDVVPISGSKAAGVAKVVEYLGLKPENVMVFGDGLNDLELFDYAGISIAMGISHDKIKEKADYITKTLEEDGIFDALEGFGMVEKELQFPQVDIEAVEGPIATIKTNHGDLRIKLFPEHAPKTVANFVALSKDGYYDGVIFHRIIKDFMIQGGDPTGTGMGGESIYGESFEDEFSEELYNIRGALSMANAGPNTNGSQFFIVQNQHLPYSKKEIARGGWPEPIAEIYAEQGGTPHLDRRHTVFGQLADEASYEVLDAIAGVETGAMDKPVEDVVIETIEIED; translated from the coding sequence ATGGATGCGAAATTAAGATATAAGGCAAAAAAGATAAAGGTTATTTTTTTTGATATTGATGATACGTTGAGAAACTCAAAGACTGGTTTTATCCCCACCTCAATTTCAACAGTATTTCAACAATTGCGTGAAAAAGGTATTTTGACTGGGATTGCGACTGGTCGTGGGATTTTCGGTGTCGTGCCAGAGATTCGCGAGCTTAAACCTGACTTTTTTGTTACCTTGAATGGTGCCTATATTGAGGATAAAAAAGGCAATGTGATTGATAGTAACAAAATCGCTAAAGATAAGGTTGAAACCTATATTGCTTGGACTAAGGAAGTGGGGATTGACTATGGTTTAGTTGGTAGTCATACTGCTAAACTCTCCACTAGAACTGAGTTGATTAGTGAGGCCATTGATCCAATTTATCCTGACTTGGATGTTGATCCTGATTTTTATGAAAAAGAAGACATCTATCAGATGTGGACTTTTGAGGATCAGGGAGATGACCTGACTTTGCCTGAAAGTTTAGCATCGACTTTGCGTATGGTACGCTGGCATGAACATTCGTCAGATGTGGTACCAATTTCAGGTTCAAAAGCAGCTGGTGTAGCAAAAGTTGTAGAATATTTAGGTCTTAAACCTGAGAACGTGATGGTTTTTGGGGACGGACTTAACGATTTAGAGCTCTTTGATTATGCAGGCATTAGTATTGCTATGGGCATTTCTCATGACAAAATCAAAGAAAAAGCAGATTATATTACAAAAACATTAGAAGAAGATGGCATTTTCGATGCCTTAGAAGGATTTGGTATGGTAGAAAAAGAATTACAGTTTCCACAAGTAGACATTGAAGCAGTAGAAGGTCCGATTGCGACTATTAAGACCAATCACGGAGACTTGCGTATTAAGCTCTTCCCTGAACATGCTCCTAAAACAGTAGCTAACTTTGTAGCTCTTTCAAAAGATGGTTACTATGATGGTGTCATTTTCCATCGTATTATCAAGGACTTTATGATTCAAGGTGGAGATCCAACTGGTACTGGTATGGGTGGCGAATCAATCTATGGTGAGTCATTTGAGGACGAGTTTTCAGAAGAACTTTACAATATCCGCGGAGCCCTTTCTATGGCTAATGCTGGACCAAATACAAACGGTAGCCAGTTCTTTATCGTGCAAAATCAACACTTGCCATACTCTAAGAAAGAAATTGCTCGTGGTGGTTGGCCAGAACCAATTGCGGAAATTTATGCAGAACAAGGTGGAACTCCTCATCTAGACCGTCGTCATACTGTATTCGGTCAACTTGCGGATGAAGCTTCTTATGAAGTTCTGGATGCAATTGCAGGTGTAGAAACAGGTGCAATGGACAAGCCAGTTGAAGATGTCGTTATCGAAACGATTGAAATCGAGGACTAG
- a CDS encoding GNAT family N-acetyltransferase has protein sequence MNCTIRNMIKSDIESLSHGFMNQGWPGREEILARYFLEQESGEREVLVAEIDGAVAGYVTILPSAKHGPFAEVYPELSDFNVFEPFRNQGIGNQLLEEAEKRVKFVSSKVTLGVGLHSGYGPAQRLYIRRGYIPDGSGVWYRNQPLEMNATSQNNDDLVLYLVKEFG, from the coding sequence ATGAATTGTACGATTAGAAATATGATTAAGTCTGATATTGAATCCTTATCTCATGGATTTATGAATCAAGGTTGGCCTGGTAGAGAGGAAATTTTGGCTAGATATTTTCTGGAACAGGAAAGTGGGGAGAGAGAAGTCTTAGTTGCAGAGATTGATGGTGCTGTAGCGGGCTACGTTACCATTTTGCCCTCTGCTAAACATGGTCCTTTTGCAGAAGTCTATCCAGAATTATCAGATTTTAATGTGTTTGAGCCTTTTCGAAATCAAGGAATTGGGAATCAACTGCTAGAAGAAGCAGAAAAACGAGTCAAGTTTGTTTCGAGTAAGGTCACTCTTGGTGTAGGTTTGCACTCAGGCTATGGACCTGCCCAGAGATTGTATATCAGAAGGGGCTACATTCCAGATGGTTCAGGTGTCTGGTATCGAAATCAACCCTTGGAAATGAATGCAACTAGCCAAAATAATGATGATTTGGTTTTGTATCTAGTAAAGGAATTCGGATAA
- the rpsR gene encoding 30S ribosomal protein S18, which translates to MAQQRRGGFKRRKKVDYIAANKIEYVDYKDTELLSRFVSERGKILPRRVTGTSAKNQRKVTTAIKRARVMALMPFVNED; encoded by the coding sequence ATGGCTCAACAACGTCGTGGCGGATTCAAACGCCGTAAAAAAGTTGATTACATCGCAGCAAACAAAATTGAATATGTTGATTACAAAGATACTGAGCTTCTTAGCCGTTTCGTTTCAGAACGTGGAAAAATCCTTCCTCGTCGTGTAACTGGAACTTCAGCGAAGAACCAACGTAAAGTAACAACAGCTATCAAACGCGCTCGCGTAATGGCTTTGATGCCTTTCGTAAACGAAGATTAA
- the ssbA gene encoding single-stranded DNA-binding protein SsbA gives MINNVVLVGRMTRDAELRYTPSNVAVATFTLAVNRTFKSQNGEREADFINVVMWRQQAENLANWAKKGSLIGVTGRIQTRSYDNQQGQRVYVTEVVAENFQMLESRSVREGHTGGAYSAPSSNYSAPTQSVPDFSRDENPFGATNPLDISDDDLPF, from the coding sequence ATGATTAACAATGTTGTACTTGTAGGGCGTATGACTCGTGACGCTGAGTTGCGTTATACCCCATCAAATGTAGCAGTTGCGACTTTTACTCTTGCAGTAAACCGTACATTTAAGAGTCAAAATGGTGAACGTGAGGCTGATTTTATCAATGTCGTTATGTGGCGCCAACAGGCTGAAAATCTTGCTAACTGGGCTAAAAAAGGCTCGCTTATCGGGGTGACAGGTCGTATCCAGACTCGTAGTTACGATAACCAGCAAGGACAACGTGTCTACGTAACAGAAGTCGTGGCTGAGAATTTCCAAATGTTGGAAAGCCGTAGTGTGCGTGAAGGACATACAGGTGGAGCTTATTCTGCACCAAGTTCAAACTACTCAGCACCTACACAATCAGTACCTGACTTTTCACGTGATGAAAATCCATTCGGAGCAACTAATCCTTTGGATATTTCAGATGATGATTTACCATTCTAA
- the rpsF gene encoding 30S ribosomal protein S6, producing MAKYEILYIIRPNIEEEAKNALVARFDSILTDNGATVVESKTWEKRRLAYEIQDFREGLYHIVNVEANDDAALKEFDRLSKINADILRHMIVKLDA from the coding sequence ATGGCTAAATACGAAATTCTTTATATCATTCGTCCAAACATTGAAGAAGAAGCGAAAAACGCTTTGGTAGCACGTTTTGACTCTATCTTGACTGACAACGGTGCAACTGTTGTTGAATCAAAAACATGGGAAAAACGTCGTCTTGCATACGAAATCCAAGATTTCCGTGAAGGACTTTACCACATCGTTAACGTTGAAGCAAACGACGACGCAGCTCTTAAAGAGTTTGACCGTCTTTCAAAAATCAACGCTGACATTCTTCGTCACATGATCGTCAAACTTGACGCGTAA
- a CDS encoding CBS domain-containing protein, which produces MAVKDFMTRKVVYISPDTTVAHAADLMREQGLHRLPVIENDKLVGLVTEGTIAEASPSKATSLSIFEMNYLLNKTKVKDVMIRNVVTVSGYASLEDATYLMLKNKIGILPVIDNEQVYGVITDRDVFRAFLEISGYGEEGIRVRFITENEVGVLGKIVSLIVEENLNISHTVNIPRKDGKIVIEVQIEGTVDLATFKQKFDSENIQVEEIAQTSAKKL; this is translated from the coding sequence ATGGCAGTTAAAGATTTTATGACACGAAAGGTCGTATATATTAGCCCAGATACGACTGTAGCACATGCAGCAGACTTGATGCGCGAACAAGGTTTGCATCGTCTTCCTGTTATTGAAAATGATAAATTAGTTGGTCTAGTAACAGAAGGAACAATTGCTGAAGCCAGTCCATCAAAAGCAACGAGTCTTTCAATCTTTGAGATGAATTACTTGCTTAATAAAACAAAAGTAAAAGACGTCATGATTCGTAATGTTGTAACTGTCTCCGGTTATGCAAGTTTGGAAGATGCAACCTATCTTATGCTGAAAAATAAGATTGGAATCTTGCCAGTTATTGATAATGAACAAGTTTATGGTGTCATTACTGACCGTGATGTATTCAGAGCATTTCTTGAAATTTCTGGTTATGGCGAAGAGGGAATCCGTGTTCGTTTTATCACAGAAAATGAAGTTGGGGTACTTGGTAAGATTGTTTCTTTAATCGTTGAGGAAAATCTTAATATCTCTCATACTGTTAATATTCCACGTAAAGATGGTAAGATTGTTATCGAAGTTCAAATTGAGGGAACGGTTGATCTAGCTACCTTTAAACAGAAATTTGATTCTGAGAATATTCAGGTTGAAGAAATTGCACAAACTTCTGCAAAAAAACTGTAA